A single window of Nicotiana sylvestris chromosome 5, ASM39365v2, whole genome shotgun sequence DNA harbors:
- the LOC138868338 gene encoding uncharacterized protein, with amino-acid sequence MSPYLFVLAIEYLNRSLKTLIQNPDFNFHPKCTRLQVLHIRFVDDLLMCCRADEVFMKLMMRAFDHFSTVFELQANLEKSLLYIAGVHMDFKDKMLAKLHLTIGKLPFKYLGVPLYTRKLSIHQCMPLVEKIIDKIRSWTSKFLPYAGRLQLINSLLFEMQIYWEQETLCKPRAVGGVNIINYEIWNKDALTKLHRL; translated from the exons ATGTCTCCATATTTGTTTGTGCTAGCAATAGAGTACCTGAACAGATCTTTGAAGACACTTATTCAGAATCCTGACTTTAACTTCCATCCTAAATGTACAAGATTACAAGTCTTACACATTCGCTTTGTAGATGATCTACTGATGTGTTGTAGAGCAGATGAAGTATTCATGAAGCTAATGATGAGAGCTTTCGATCACTTTTCTACTGTTTTTGAGCTACAAGCAAATCTGGAAAAGAGTTTATTATATATAGCAGGAGTGCATATGGACTTCAAAGATAAAATGCTAGCAAAGTTACACTTAACAATAGGCAAGCTACCATTCAAGTACTTGGGAGTTCCTTTATATACAAGGAAACTCTCTATTCATCAATGCATGCCACTAGTTGAGAAGATTATTGATAAGATCAGAAGCTGGACATCAAAGTTCCTGCCCTATGCTGGAAGATTACAACTTATTAACAGTCTCCTATTTGAAATGCAGATCTATTGGGAACAG GAAACACTGTGCAAACCTAGAGCTGTTGGGGGTGTGAATATTATCAATTATGAGATATGGAACAAGGATGCTTTGACTAAACTCCATAGGTTATAA